One Alligator mississippiensis isolate rAllMis1 chromosome 1, rAllMis1, whole genome shotgun sequence genomic window carries:
- the SIK1 gene encoding serine/threonine-protein kinase SIK1 isoform X2 yields MKLLNHPHIIKLYQVMETKDMLYIVTEFAKNGEMFDHLTSNGHLSESEARKKFWQILSAVEYCHSHHIVHRDLKTENLLLDANMNIKLADFGFGNFYKSGEPLSTWCGSPPYAAPEVFEGKEYEGPHLDIWSLGVVLYVLVCGSLPFDGPNLPTLRQRVLEGRFRIPYFMSQDCETLIRRMLVVDPTKRITIAQIKQHKWMQADPSLQQQQSLTFSMQNYNSNLGDYNEQVLGIMQALGIDRQRTVESLQNSSYNHFAAIYYLLLERLKEYRSSQVSNRPATGRQQRPRSSELSNTEMPQDSLANESLRSSLLYQQPQNLIQSSLQGEMDCDMNNPLQPVFFPVDPSFSGLFRNRSISPNSLLETTISEEVRQEKDLEEEIKAYNPLHIPNNTSRRHTLAEVTTHFYQHTPPCIVISSSASPTEGTSSDSCLPSSSNEGTVALSSCLADQVMTGNPAAARMTSPFLTSQSDTPVLQAQGCMGGAALLPVSFQEGRRASDTSLTQGLKAFRQQLRKSARAKGFLGLNKIKGFARQVCQSSSARAARNGMSPFQHSQQNTCMYSSGGSSRESRSLLEEVLQQQRMLQLQHHQLIQPACHQPAQVSAVHCVPSSDNSSTCKTSNSLLLSELQRENSLELAFGGNHQLLQPHLFGLSVSPVSSAAHLLDTHLFISSNVSPIATTFSHPQSFSVQSAGYDAVALQHADCEMEDLTSNQLGKFVLVK; encoded by the exons TTTG ATCATTTGACTTCCAATGGGCATTTAAGTGAAAGCGAAGCTCGGAAGAAGTTTTGGCAGATCCTTTCAGCAGTGGAATACTGTCACAGCCATCACATAGTGCACAGAGACCTCAAAACTGAGAACCTCCTCTTAGATGCCAACATGAACATCAAGTTAGCAG ACTTTGGGTTTGGAAACTTCTACAAATCAGGAGAACCCCTCTCTACCTGGTGTGGAAGCCCACCTTACGCAGCTCCAGAGGTTTTTGAAGGCAAGGAATATGAAGGCCCTCACCTTGATATCTGG AGCCTTGGTGTGGTGCTGTATGTCCTCGTCTGTGGTTCTCTCCCTTTTGATGGACCCAATTTGCCAACCCTGAGACAAAGAGTGCTGGAGGGACGATTCCGCATCCCCTACTTCATGTCCCAAG ACTGTGAAACACTAATTCGACGGATGCTGGTTGTGGACCCAACCAAACGAATCACCATTGCCCAGATAAAGCAGCACAAGTGGATGCAAGCAGACCCTTctcttcagcagcagcagtctttgACCTTCTCCATGCAGAACTACAACTCCAATCTGGGGGACTATAATGAGCAGGTTCTTGGAATCATGCAGGCTCTTGGCATTGACAGACAGAGAACAGTTGAG TCACTACAAAACAGCAGTTACAACCATTTTGCTGCAATTTATTACCTTCTCTTGGAGCGCCTCAAGGAGTACCGAAGCAGCCAGGTGTCAAATCGTCCAGCGACTGGCCGTCAGCAAAGGCCAAGGAGCTCGGAGCTCAGCAACACTGAA ATGCCTCAGGACAGTCTTGCAAATGAATCCCTGAGATCATCTCTGCTTTACCAGCAACCTCAGAACCTGATTCAGTCATCCTTGCAGGGAGAAATGGATTGTGACATGAACAATCCATTACAG ccagTGTTCTTTCCTGTAGATCCCAGCTTCAGTGGTTTGTTCAGGAATCGCTCCATCTCTCCCAACAGCCTTCTGGAAACCACCATTAGCGAGGAAGTGAGACAGGAGAAAGACCTGGAGGAGGAGATTAAGGCTTACAACCCCCTTCATATTCCCAACAACACCAGCAGGAGGCACACGCTAGCTGAAGTCACTACTCATTTCTACCAACATACCCCTCCAT gTATAGTCATTTCTTCTTCAGCAAGCCCTACAGAGGGAACGAGTTCAGACAGCTGCCTACCTTCATCTTCAAATGAGGGCACGGTGGCTCTGAGCAGCTGTTTGGCAGATCAAGTAATGACAGGTAACCCAGCCGCAGCTAGGATGACATCGCCATTTCTGACTTCTCAGTCTGATACTCCAGTGTTGCAAGCTCAGGGCTGTATGGGAGGTGCTGCTTTGCTACCTGTCAGCTTCCAGGAAGGAAGGCGAGCATCTGATACCTCATTAACTCAAG GCTTGAAAGCATTTAGACAGCAGTTACGGAAGAGTGCTAGAGCCAAAGGCTTCCTTGGTCTGAATAAAATCAAAGGCTTTGCTCGTCAGGTCTGTCAATCCTCATCAGCTCGGGCAGCACGAAATGGCATGAGCCCTTTCCAGCATTCACAGCAGAACACCTGCATGtacagcagtgggggaagcagccGAGAGAGCAGAAGCCTTCTCGAAGAGGTGCTCCAACAGCAGAG AATGCTCCAGTTGCAGCATCATCAGCTGATCCAGCCAGCTTGTCACCAGCCTGCTCAGGTGTCTGCAGTGCATTGTGTTCCCTCCTCTGACAATTCTAGCACCTGCAAAACGTCCAATTCCCTTTTGCTATCAGAGCTTCAAAGGGAGAACTCCCTCGAACTGGCCTTTGGTGGCAACCATCAGCTGCTCCAACCTCACCTCTTTGGGCTCAGTGTCTCACCAGTGTCTTCAGCTGCTCACCTTTTAGACACCCACCTATTTATCAGCAGCAATGTCTCTCCAATCGCCACAACCTTCTCCCACCCACAGAGTTTCTCTGTGCAGTCTGCAGGTTATGATGCAGTCGCTCTGCAGCACGCGGACTGTGAAATGGAGGACCTCACTTCAAACCAGCTGGGGAAATTTGTCTTGGTTAAATGA